The window TTTGCTAATGGTCGaagtataaaaaaaaaattttttttaaccaattAGGTCAACCCAAGCGTTGTACTCCAGCTTGATAAAAACATGAGTAGCCGGGAAAGGAACAGAGCTAAGAGAAAAGCGAAACTTCTCATGAAACAAGTGAGCAAAGAAGTCCCCATGCACACGTAAGTAATCCACTCATTTAAATAAAGTATTGTCTTATCCATTAATTTTTTCCTTACATATAATATTCCTGTCGTTTTTGTTAGGGAAGGTAAAAACTCTGATGGTCAACCTGCTAAAAAGCGTCGAAAAGGTGAAACGGCAATGAATGTCCATAATAAAAATCTCATACAGTGTGAAGATGTTCCTAAGCATGACCCTTCACCAGATGACGTGAGGATAATATTTCTATGCTTGAAACTTGATAATATTTGGCGATTAATGGTTGCTTCTTTCTGAAGTGGACTAGTTGGCCATTTAACTGGATTAGTGATGAATTGATTAATCTCTTGTTCAATCCATCTTGGGAAAATCGTCATGGTGCTTGCTTAGCCCTCCGCAATATAATGAAAAAGCATGGAAAAGGGAGTGGCAGGCATAGAAACATGGACAAACAACAGGTATATATTGAAGAAAGCAATGCTTTAACATGTACAAATACATTTGTAAATAGTAGTTCATTGTTTAATAATGTTATTGTTGTACAGCTTGTTTTCAAGCAAGCTTTAATTTACcatttaaatgtttgttatGTTTCTCCTATGACTATAAGTATTTCATGTTCAGTTGACTGAATCAAACCAGTCCTGGCTTGTGGATCTGGCAATAAGGTTGTTATGTGTTATTTCACTGGATCGCTTTGCTGACTTTGTTTCTGATCAGGTTTCTGGTTTGAACTATCATGTATTAtgtctaataaataattttcattgcattgataaggtgtGCTTATTAAGGTTTGTAAATATAACTGGTTGCCCAAAAACTTACACAAATTTTTAGAAGTTTTCTAAACGGCTTTAGGTAGTTGCTCCGGTTCGAGAATCTTGTGCACAAACGTTGAGTGTTGTTGTCGCAATTTTACATGAGAAACATGTCTTtggtaaatttatttaatttaaaattcttGCTTAttatatttcttaaaattggttaaaaattAATATCTTTCTTCATCAATACCGATAAAGAAGCTGTGTTGTTATCTGATATATTTGCAGACGTTATAAAGCTTCTTCTTTATCTTCTATCAAAAGATGAGTGGGAAGTTAGGCAGAGTGCCATGCTATCAATCCAGTACATTGTTGCTGTTAGACAAGTGTGTTGGTTTCATCACAATAACTTTCATAATTTGTGTTTACAGATACAATTTACAATCCATGTATATTTAGGACTTGCAAAGTGGAATTTTAGATATATGTTTTCCCTCAATATTAAAAGGCTTACATGATAGCGATGGTGATGTTAGAAATGTTTCAGCCAAAGCATTGCTACCAACTACTGATTTGCTATACAGTAATGCTAAATATGAAAGAGAGGTAAATCTGTTATActatttgtcatttttattattaattccACAATAAGTGCTTTCattgattttgcaaaagtttcaTACAGAATAGGAGTGTAAAATAGATTTCAATGGgttgttatttttatgttagCTGAATGCTTTATTGTCAATGTTGTGGAATGGATTGAAAGAGTATGATGAGTTAACTGCATCTACACAATCTGTTTTGTTGCTACTATCAAAGCTCATTAGAGTTGTTTCTTTTGATAAGATATGGTAAGTTACTGAACAAGTTTCATTAGAAATAGTTGCACTACATTTGCTTTCAATTGGTATTTACCATTCtgtttttatgaatttttacCGTTCCTTATTTCTTGTTGCCATCAAGCCAGTCCAAGAAGCCCCAAAACCTTCTCACCTACTTATGGCCATTCTTTCATCATGCTTTAGGAAGTGTTAGAGAGGCATCTTTGTTAACAGTACTGACTTTCTTAAATGATGAAAAAGACAGAGTATGTAATTTGATGTTATTGTTAGGTTTGTCTTGATAATTTAggtatttattattaattttttttaattgatttaattttaacattttgctgaaataaaacttcattACCTAATGTGGCTGGTTTATATATAGAAACTGACCTGGCTTTCAACAATATGCCTTGACGGCTTatggaatatttttcaatgcTGTCTGCTAGAGCCAAACCAAAATATTAGAAGCTTGTCAATGGAGGTAAGGTAAAAATACTGTATCTGTGAGATGAACTTTTTAATTGAGCAATAAGAATGTTAACGTGTAACTTAAATGATTAACTTTGCCAATTGTAAGCTTTTAGTCTTATCAAATTTTGTCCTTGTTGTTTACTGTTAAGGTTTTCATATCATTTGTGCGAAAATGTCCGTGTGAGTCTCTTCTTCTATGTGCATATCATGTACCAAAATGGCTGGATTTGGTTTGTCAGCCAACCCTTGTACCTTACGATGCAGCGTCACTGATAGATGTCAATCATATCACAAATCCTGTACGTACCTCTGACCAGCTctgttttgtatattttcttttaaatcatGGCCGCTTTTCTGACTTGCAGGCCAActtaaatgcaaaaatgtCCAAAAATGATCAGCAAAAGATGATTGGTGGCATCATATCAACTTCACAGGTTGATGGGGATATTGAAGAATACATAATGAAGTCAAGAGAATGTGTTGCCAGGTGCTTCTTTTGCTGAAATTATGTTACTATTCCTTAGtgtaattgttcaccttgTTAATGCTTATTTTAAGAGCATTCATCCAGTTGTAAAATTGTTAtgatttattattaaattgCGATATTTTTATGTAGGATGATTGgaattttttgttgtcattATTTACATTCAATCCCTGAAAACAGTTCCCCTGATTCACCAGCTGCCATGATTAAAACTCACTTGCTATTTTTTCTGAGTTCTCAGCTAGCAATTAAACGAATAATTGCGGCTTTAGTTATCACAAATTGGTGGGAAGAAACTTTGCACTTTGCTTTGGTGAGAACTgaataaattatgttttaatgCTTGTTTCTCATTATATGTGTTTACTGTTTAAACAAGCAAATAACTTAAAAGAATGTTACATTTAGCTACTGTATCAAACCAATCATTTCTAGTCTTTTTGGTCATGACATCGCTTAATAAATCCACCATGGTCCCAGCCGATTTTGAACtgaataaataatttaataagaAAAGCTATTTCGGTTTTCACAACATTAGTCATACCCATGTGACCATGTCTTTATTGTATCAGGGCAATGATGATTTGTTCAAAAACGGTcagttttgtcaaaataaGTCACTGTTTGTTCAGGAATACAATGCACgtatataattgaaaatggGTTTATTTAGCAAAGTTTCAATTTAATAACCACGAATTTTAAAGTGCAttttagataaaaaaaaataatgtcccAAGCCAATTGGATTTAATAAAGGGATAGATTTATTACTCGTAGTATTATTAagcgaattctactgtatacaCTTCATTATTAGTATTCAGCTATTTACTTCAGCAATaagcaatatttttgttatttaacaagtacaataacaattttacaaaatttaaacatattcTATATTTCTTTAGCCTTTCCCTTCATCGGTGTCTGCAGAAATTCACTGTGCGTTGTATAAAGTTCAGTCTGAGTATCTATATTTCAGTGAGATTACAACAAAGTTTTGTCAAATTCAAAGTGACATCAAATCCTTATTGAATAGCATATCTATGAGCGGTGTGAACACTCAGGTAATTTTAATCAGAGTGCGCAGTGTTTCCAGGCTTACTATTGACAGTTCCAGTTTTTCATATTGTATTAAACTACGgcaggcatgtgcaacctttttcactggagggccaaatacaaaattttgaatgacaacgcgggccacatgattttttcagaaaaaattagtatcataaaacgactttcctatgcagtttatatagttaagaaatagatttaatgtagtccacgacacgaaaatgcgaaaatttcgaaaatttccattgctttgatgtaaactgcatcaaatagtgatggctagtatgaacttctaacattttgctgagcaccacgcgggccactggttgcacatgtctgaACTACggtaagttattttaaacaagTAAGTCGCCAGTTAACTGCAGTGATCCTTTATTGTAGATGATTTCAACAAAGGCTGTTTATTCGTTTGATGAAGTTCTTGATATCTGTGTGAAGCAGTTTCCTCAGATTGTTCCTCGAAGTTCAAAAGGTTGGATGTGCAAACTGGTTATAAATTATAGTCTGTTCTTGATAGTTGAATATGTTTATTATGGTGTTGACTCTACTTTATTGGGATTACCACAAGGTCTCATGGAGCAACGCAACCTATTGTTAAAGCTGACAGAGACAGCACAGTCAATGCAGACATCCTTGGATCGTCAGGTGAAGAGCTATGCAGCTGCTGCGATTGTAGGTGCGGCTCAATGTGTCAAGAACCAGCATGAACTATGGAAATTACCAGTAAAGCTGAACCCAATAATAAGACCCTTAATGGACTCAATAAaggtaatttaaaaaaaattttgttgaagttCATCGAAATATTGAAGTTTGTGTACAGGGCAAAAGAGTTGCGGTTAATCTCTGTTTTTATTGCTATTCTGGAAGCATTTAATTGTCAGTTTGTTTATTCTTTGATAAATTATTCTCAACTAAATCCTGTGTTTACAGaaagaacaaaattttgttgttcgGTGTTCCATTTCCACTGCTGTAGCACGACTTCTTGGACTTTGTGCTGATCGTGTTCCTTGCCCCAATGTGAAATTAATACGCAATCTATGCAATTTTTTAACGTCTTCTAGTGTACACTGCCCTCGCCCAGATGACCTCAAAAATGAATTCTCCGGTATATTTTAACACGTAAATtttgattaataaataatGTACTGAGATGAAATAACTTGTCCGGCtgttattaaaattgaaatgttAGGTGAACCAAAGCTCCAAAAGTTAGCTGCAGTGTTGCAGCTCCCACCTTTTCCAATTAAACCCGAAAAACACTGCTTTTCAGCTTTCTTCCATGCTGAATATCCCTATGCCCACAATTTAGTATGAAATCAACAAAACCAGTGTCCAACCCACTTGCATGGTTTTTGAACAAATCACTGTTTGTGCATCgtcgaaatatttttttgttgtgaatAAAGATGAAGCCTTGAAAGCATGTGCACTTCCACGAGAACGAATCAAAACTGATGGTTTGCTTACCCAACTCAGACGAACTGAAGAAAGCTTGATCGAGATTAGCAAAAAGAAGAGAGGTGGAGAAAAAATGGATAATTCAGATAAGGTGCTTTACTAAAATAGCTATCTTTTTTCCGATTTATCTTGTTGGAAATAAGTTCATATTCGTCATTTTTTACCCGTAACTTGCCATTCCAGACTGTTTGTACGACAGGATTCAAAGGTGCACAGCAGTGTTTGCAAGCCATATGTGAAATGTATCAATGCAATTTTATGGATATGGTTCCATACCTGTGGGAGATGGTCTCCTTGTTGCAAAGTCAGTGGCTTTAAACTATTGATGCCAATATTAAGCAACACACTAATCAATATTGTTACCTTGTTGGTTACCATAAATTTTCTGACTGCCATTTACACATATCATTTACACTGTGTTAAACTCAACTTACAGATAGCAACATATCAAATACAATAGATATATCAAATGAAGATGTGGATAATATCTTGAAAAGTTTAATCACATTTCAAGTGATCATTCCTGTAATTTCTGAAgagaatttgcaaaaaaaggtATTTTCACTCTCATAACTTCTAATTGTAGTGTATTTTTATAATGCTGGGTGTCATTTTTCAATGAAGAGCTTTGAAAAGCTAATTTGTCGAGGGTCAGCATTGATGTATATTTTAAActctttatttttatttagatATTTGGTCTTCTTACTAACATAATATCTTTGTCGTGGAGCAACTCCTCTTGCTTACGATTCTTATCCGCTCGATGCATTGCTGTTGTAGCCAAGCACATGCCAGACAAAGCGATGCCCATAGTGGTAGATCAGGTAACTGGAAGAACAAATGAACATTCTATGATAAAGTCTGTTTTTTGCTATAACTTTTATTTGACAATTTTGATGTTTGCATATGTTGCAGGTTCTTTGTAATCTTGACATAACTAAAGACATCTATAAAAGAAAGGGCTCAATTGAAACAATAGCAAGTATGTGTCATGACATGATGTACAATCCAGTGATTTTCAACCTTTGCTTTTCATGCTCGCAGACTGCTAAATGTAAAATTCTTTGTAGGCCGGtagcataaaaatttaactaactGGTTGAACCTACAATAGAAATAATGGTCAGGGAGGGGGCTACACATACCAGGACAGCAACCTGCTTAATATGTTAAAcctgaaatgcaaaaaaagaTGGTCAAATTTAAACTCCAAGGAAATTATTGTGTCATTATGTGACAAACTTCTTGCACTCCTGCTATCACTAACCACATTTATTGGTGCCACAAATCCACAATGTTGCTGCAACCCACTTGCCGCTACTGCATTGATTAGTCGCCATATAAAATACCTTGAGTACCTAACCAGCAGCATAGGGGGACCATCACCAAAACTTTCAAGACATGCATGTATTTTGGTCTGATTCATTGTATTTAAAACGGTTTTTGTCAAGTTTCATAAGCcgggaaaatgtttaaaaatacaaacttttcTCTGTGGATCCCCAAAAGTTATTGCGGCTGTTGAAAACCAGTAGTATTGTGTACAACATTCTAAGTTATCATCAAGCtgtgattattattatattataaacattgcatgtaatttttgttgtagATAAGTTCTTACATCTACATTCGTTTTATCTCGTCTCAATTTAATTTGCTTCACAGATATCATAACAGAGATGGGCATGGCTGTAGTATCATACACCATTCTTCTTATCGTGCCACTTCTCGGATGTAtgagtgatcacgacacccagATTCGCCTTTTGTCCACACATTGTTTTGCACAACTTATACAGTTTATACCTGTCGAGGTATCGTTTATTATCTTGTATCTCTTGCTTGgaggttttaatatttcaatGTTGATTGAATAATGGTCACTTTGGTCTTTATATTGAGATTGACCAGTTCAACTTCACAGGCCAGCATTCCAGATGCCCTTAATATGCCTGAAAATTTGATTGACCGAAAAAAGAAGGATCGACGATTTCTTGAACAACTCTTAAACAGTCAGTCGCTTGAATCGTATGAAGTCCCTGTTCGAATTAAAGCAACTCTGAGATCTTATCAAAAGGTGGAAGTTGCTCCTTAACGTTTGTATATCACACAAACGTgtgtaaaaattttcattaatataaCATGTATTAGATATTGTACACGACTGATTTCACATACTTGTgcatatttgcaaaataaatttgtcatTGTTTTGCAGGATGGAGTAAAGTGGTTGGCGTTCCTTAATCGTTACAAGCTGCACGGAGTTCTGTGTGATGAGATGGGTTTgggcaaaacactgcagactatTTGTATTATAGCATCAGATCATTATTACAAGATGAAAAAACACAAGGTTTGACCAGAGAATTACAATTATATTGGATTTAGAATTATTTGAATTGAATTACAAAGATCAGTTAacttaaaagcaattttaattAGGAAGAAAATCCTGTGGAAAATATGAAGCTAACGTCGCTTGTTGTGTGTCCACCAACCCTGACTGGTCATTGGGTTGAAGAAATCAGGAAGTTCTGTGATGATTTGGATCCTTTGCAGTATGCTGGAAACCCAC of the Clavelina lepadiformis chromosome 7, kaClaLepa1.1, whole genome shotgun sequence genome contains:
- the LOC143464601 gene encoding TATA-binding protein-associated factor 172-like — encoded protein: MASSSQPSSISRLDQVFTLLENGASSVARKAAAKQLGDVQKKHPHELNNLFAKLLPYICHHEWDARIAAAEAVESIINQIPVWDPTPAVKQEPSDCIFPDGDRLTFEKFDIDKLLAHSQLLLGSSGNEYKLPPEMEGLDAQERVKRQRKMIEKRIGLTMAGSQSLGVSSDDLFNDEDLVVKAEEVPERWLESEKKSKPVNPSVVLQLDKNMSSRERNRAKRKAKLLMKQVSKEVPMHTEGKNSDGQPAKKRRKGETAMNVHNKNLIQCEDVPKHDPSPDDWTSWPFNWISDELINLLFNPSWENRHGACLALRNIMKKHGKGSGRHRNMDKQQLTESNQSWLVDLAIRLLCVISLDRFADFVSDQVVAPVRESCAQTLSVVVAILHEKHVFDVIKLLLYLLSKDEWEVRQSAMLSIQYIVAVRQDLQSGILDICFPSILKGLHDSDGDVRNVSAKALLPTTDLLYSNAKYERELNALLSMLWNGLKEYDELTASTQSVLLLLSKLIRVVSFDKICQSKKPQNLLTYLWPFFHHALGSVREASLLTVLTFLNDEKDRKLTWLSTICLDGLWNIFQCCLLEPNQNIRSLSMEVFISFVRKCPCESLLLCAYHVPKWLDLVCQPTLVPYDAASLIDVNHITNPANLNAKMSKNDQQKMIGGIISTSQVDGDIEEYIMKSRECVARMIGIFCCHYLHSIPENSSPDSPAAMIKTHLLFFLSSQLAIKRIIAALVITNWWEETLHFALPFPSSVSAEIHCALYKVQSEYLYFSEITTKFCQIQSDIKSLLNSISMSGVNTQMISTKAVYSFDEVLDICVKQFPQIVPRSSKGLMEQRNLLLKLTETAQSMQTSLDRQVKSYAAAAIVGAAQCVKNQHELWKLPVKLNPIIRPLMDSIKKEQNFVVRCSISTAVARLLGLCADRVPCPNVKLIRNLCNFLTSSSVHCPRPDDLKNEFSDEALKACALPRERIKTDGLLTQLRRTEESLIEISKKKRGGEKMDNSDKTVCTTGFKGAQQCLQAICEMYQCNFMDMVPYLWEMVSLLQNSNISNTIDISNEDVDNILKSLITFQVIIPVISEENLQKKIFGLLTNIISLSWSNSSCLRFLSARCIAVVAKHMPDKAMPIVVDQVLCNLDITKDIYKRKGSIETIANIITEMGMAVVSYTILLIVPLLGCMSDHDTQIRLLSTHCFAQLIQFIPVEASIPDALNMPENLIDRKKKDRRFLEQLLNSQSLESYEVPVRIKATLRSYQKDGVKWLAFLNRYKLHGVLCDEMGLGKTLQTICIIASDHYYKMKKHKEENPVENMKLTSLVVCPPTLTGHWVEEIRKFCDDLDPLQYAGNPQERARLQGEVKKHNIVVASYEVVRNDITFFSKIKWNYYVLDEGHAIRNGKSKTSQRIKSLFSNHRLILTGTPIQNSVLELWSLFDFLIPGFLGSEQEFNLRYTKPILASRDAKSSSKEQENGLLAMEALHRQVLPFMLRRMKEDVLQDLPPKIIQDYYCDLSPLQLQLYEDFAKSRAKKNAESSINTIDADKDQKSRMKGASHVFQALQYLQKVCNHPLFVVTPNHPQFKPILGQLKNANTSLHDIKHATKLTALRQLLLDCGIGVTGDSFAEQSVVNQHRALIFCQHKNLLDIIENDLLTALMPSVTFLRLDGGIPANQRFSIVSRFNNDPSIDILLLTTKVGGLGLNLTGADTVIFVEHDWNPMVDLQAMDRAHRIGQKKVVNVYRLITRGTLEEKILGLQKFKLSIANTVVGDDNRGLQSMGTNQVLGLFTLDKSTTSKAKSSSEASSRGLRSMMEGLEELWDQSQYDEEYNLDNFIQKLSDK